ACCGACGATCGCCACCAGCGGGTGGTGCAGATGATATTTGAGCAACTACACAAGCAAGGGGATATTTATAAATCCTCCTATGAGGGCAAGTACTGCACCCCTTGTGAAACATTTTTTACCGATTACCAGCTGGTGGATGGTAAGTGCCCCGACTGTGGCCGAGAGGTGGAACTGCTGCGGGAAGAGAGTTATTTCTTTAAAATGTCCAAATATGCCGATCGCTGGTTAAAATATATTGAGGATCATCCTGATTTCATTCAACCCACCAGTCGGCGCAATGAGATGATCAGCTTTGTTAAACAGGGGCTGGAGGATCTTTGTGTTTCCCGGACCACCTTTGATTGGGGTATCAAAGTGCCCTTTGATGCTAAACATGTGGTTTATGTGTGGGTTGATGCCTTAACCAACTATATTTCTGCCTTGGGTTATGGCAGTGCAGATGATAGTCTATATCAAAAGTATTGGCCGGCCAATGTGCACTTGGTGGGTAAAGATATTGTACGTTTTCACACCATCATTTGGCCCATTATGCTGATGGCCCTTGATTTACCTTTACCGCAAAAGGTAATGGGTCATGGCTGGTTACTTTTGGAAGGGGGTAAAATGTCTAAATCCAAAGGTAACGTGGTGGATCCGCTGGTTTTAATAGATAAATATGGCGTGGATGCGGTGAGATACTACCTGTTAAGGGAGTTGCCCTTTGGCTCCGACGGTTATTATTCTGAGGAAGCCTTGGCAAAGCGCATTAATATTGATTTGGCCAACGATTACGGCAACCTATTATCCCGCACCGCCACCATGACTGGCAAATATCAACAGGGAGTGCTGCAAAAACCTCAGCCCCAAGGGGAACTGGATGAAGAATTGATTGCTTTGGCCACCGAAACACCTAAATTAGTGGCCGAGGCCATGGAAAAATTAGAAATCTCAACAGCGTTGGCGGCAATTTGGAAATTGATTGCCAGAGCCAATAAATATTTAGAAGAAACCTCACCTTGGTCGGTGGCCAAGGATGAAAGCCAAAGGGCGAGGTTAAATACAATACTGTATAATGTTATTGAAGTGATGAGGTTTGCCACCGTCATGATTACCCCCTTTATGCCTAACATACCGCAAAAGGTATGGCCCCAGTTGGGAATCGCTGATCGGCCAGAACTGCATACTTGGGAAAGTTTGCGCTGGGGTGAGCTACCGGAGGGCACAGTGGTGCAAAAGGGAGATGTATTATTCCCCCGGATTGATCTGAATACGCTGTAAAATTAGGGCGCAATTTAATTTATTGCGCCCTAAATTACTACGGAGGTGTAAGTATGAATTTTATTGATACCCATGCCCATTTAAACGACCAGCGCTTTGCGGCGGATCGGGAACAGTTAATTAATGACGCCATGAAGAGTGGTCTGACAATAATAAATGCCGGTAATGATCTGGAAACATCATCCACTGCGCTGGCACTGGCTAAAAAGTATCCTTTTATATATGCCACCGTGGGAGTGCATCCCCACGATGCTAAAGACGTGCCGGACGATTACCTAAGGCAACTAAAAAATTTGGCCGCTGACCAAAGGGTGGTGGCCATTGGTGAAATTGGTTTGGATTATTATTATGATCTGTCTCCCCGGGATGTCCAAAGACAAGTGTTTGTGGCCCAGTTAAATTTAGCTAAAGAACTTAATTTACCGGTGGTTATTCATTTGCGGGACGCCTATGGTGACTTTTTAGAAATTATGCGCCAAGAAAAGTTAGCACCCATTGGCGGGGTAATGCACTGTTATTCCGGCAGCATGGAGGTGGCCCAAGAGTGCTTAAATATGGGCTTTTACATTTCCTTTGCCGGACCGGTGACCTTTAAAAATGCAGCCAACCTAAAAGAAGTGGCAGCCCAGGTGCCGCTGGAAAAAATACTGGTGGAAACAGATAGCCCCTATCTAACCCCGGTACCCCATCGGGGTAAAAGAAACCAACCGGATTATGTTAAATATGTGGCGGAGCAAATAGCTGAATTAAAACAGATGCCGGTGTCAGAGCTATGGCCGGCAATAATTGCCAATGCCAGCGCATTATTTAAATTGCCAAGGGGTGGTGAAAAAATTGAGTAATGACACCACCGGCTTGGTGCTGGTCTTTACCGGAGAGGGTAAAGGAAAAACCACTGCGGCGCTGGGCACCGCCCTAAGGGCTTGGGGCCAGGGCATGAAGGTTTTATTTCTACAATTTATAAAGGGCAGTTGGCACACCGGAGAACAAAAGGCCTTTGCTAAATTGGGAAATAATATTGAAATTCATCAACTGGGCCTGGGCTTTATAGACTTTAATGATGAAAACCAAATGTTACAACATCGACAGGCGGCACAACAGGGTATAAAGATGGCCCAAGCTGCCATCGCCTCGGGGGAATATCAAATGATTGTATTGGACGAAATAAATTATGCCATTGCCTACCGTCTGGTGGAGGCAACGGCTGTGGTGGAACTAATAAAAACTAAACCCCAGCATTTGCATATCATACTGACCGGCAGGGAAGCCTCGGCAGAAATAATTGATTTGGCAGATTTGGTGACTAAAATGGAAATGATTAAGCACCCCTATCAAAAGGGAATAACGGCCCAAAAGGGGATAGAATTTTAGCCTGTAAATTTTTTCAAATTTTATTCATATTTTCCAAAACAACCGCATATATTTATAAAAGTAATTTGTGCGGGGAGGTGTAGTTATCAGTTTTAGCAAGCCAGAGTTTTTTTGGCAGGATAAATCTTGGCGGTTACTATTTTTAATGATAGTGCTAGCCTTAGCTTTGCTGTTGCTATTAAACTTTTTTGGCAAACAGGTTACCATAGTGGTGGACAACGATACCTACGAAGTTTATACCTTTAAAGCAACAATTGCCCAAGTGATGGCTGAGCAAAATATTACATTGGATGCCAACGACATAGTGGTGCCACAATTGCAAGCTGCCATTAAGGATGGGCAAACAATTAAAGTTGTCAAAGTGGACAAAAAACAGATGACTATACAACAGCAAGTACCCTTTGAAGTTGTACGCCAGGCCGATGACAGGTTGCCTCAAGGTGTGGAAAAAATTCGTCAACAGGGCAGCAATGGAATAAAACAAATGGTTTATAGCGTGGTGTTACATAATGGAATTGAGGTATCCCGTGATCTAATTAAAACCGAAGTGATAAAGGAACCCCAATCTAAAATAGTTGCTGTTGGCAAAAGGCCTGTGGTACCAGTGGTGAGCCGTTCGGCGGTTAATCGGTCAATGGCAGAGGGCCGGTTAACGGCAGTGGCCACCGCCTATACCTTTACCGGTCATAATACCGCCACCGGCATTATACCCCAGCATGGGGTGGTGGCGGTGGACCCAGAGGTGATACCCTTAGGTACAAGATTATATGTAGAAGGCTATGGGGAAGCGGTGGCCCTTGATGTTGGTGGTGATATTAAAGGTAACCGCATAGATGTGTTTTTCCCCAGCAACCAAGAGGCTATAAATTGGGGTAGAAGAACGGTAAATGTGGATATTTTAGGTAAATAACCATAAGGGTGGCGATATGCCATCCTTATTGTTGCTTATAGCAATTATTTGATGTAATTTTTTGGCAGGGAAATTGCGGGTTTAGTAGAATGTTGATATTACTAAAAATATTTTAAGGGGGAGGGCAAATGGGTTGGTCAACCGTTGAATGGCCCCCAAAAAATGGTTCCAATATTAAACCTACACCTAAACTACACCAAAAACTAAAAAAAATAATATTTATTTGTCTAGGGGTAATTGTTATGTTTGCTGTACTATTGGGGCTGGGAGCGCTTTATACCAGTAATAACTTATCCTTTGATAAGGTGACAGAAAAAATAGAACTGATGCAGAAAAATATTTATCATTATTATCAAACTTTGTTTGGTAATTTAATGGAATAAATAATAGGCTGAAATAGGTGCCAGCGGGCACCTATTTATATTTTTCTGGAAGTATTATACCTACTCAGGTTATAATATAAAAAATAACATCAATTGGAAAAGAGAGATGGTTGTTGAAAGATTTATCATCCCCTGCAAAGGTAAGGGAAATATTAGCGCGACATAATTTTAGCACCCGCAAGGCGCTGGGACAAAATTTTCTTATTGACGGTAACATCATCAATAAAATTGTCCAGGCGGCAGAGGTTACCGCTAACGACTTAGTGGTGGAAATTGGCACTGGCATCGGTGTGTTAACCAGTGCCTTGGCAGAAAAAGCCAGCCAAGTGGTGGCTGTGGAGATAGACCAGAAATTAAAACCGATATTAACCGAAACCCTCGGGGATTATCATAATACCGCAGTGGTTTTTGCCGATGCCATGGAAGTGGATTTTGATCAACTGGTGGCAGAAAAGAGTGCCGGCCGGTACGGCAGTAAAGCCCAAAGTTACAAACTGGTGGCCAACCTGCCCTACTACATCACCACCCCGTTAATTATGCACATGTTGACCAACAGATTTAATCTCAATCGGTTAGTTTTAATGACTCAAAAGGAAGTGGCCCAAAGGATGGTTGCCAAACCTGGTCATAAGGATTACGGCGCTTTGACGGTGGCTGTTCAGTATTACACCGAGGCGGACATCGCCTTTAAAGTGCCAAAGACAGTGTTTCATCCTAAACCAGAAGTGGATTCAGCGGTGATATGCCTCAAGGTTAGGGAAAAACCAGCGGTGAAAGTATTGAACGAAAAATTATTTTTTAATGTGATGCGGGCAGCCTTTGGTATGCGGCGAAAAACTTTGCTCAATGCTTTGACTGGGTCAACATTGAATATCGGTAAAGAACAGTGGACAAATATTTTGCATAAAATAAGTATTGATCCCAAACGTAGAGGAGAAACCCTATCGATAGAGGAATTTGCTTTAATAGCTAATGAATTAGCACCGTATAAAAATTAACTAGGAGTCGCCATATGGAGTTTACCAGCCCAACTAAAGGAACCATGACCTTTGAACAAATGATGGAAGATATAATTAAATACATTAGAGGGTTACCTCACTCCAGCTATAAAATAATTATTGGCTCTGATTCACAGGTAAAACATGATACTTGTTATATCACAGCGGTGGTGGTTCACCGCTTAGGTAAAGGGGCCAAATACTATTATCGCAAACAATTG
This Peptococcaceae bacterium 1198_IL3148 DNA region includes the following protein-coding sequences:
- the metG gene encoding methionine--tRNA ligase, encoding MSKPTFYITTPIYYPSDKLHIGHAYTTVAADAIARYKKITGHDVYFLTGSDEHGQKIERKAKENGQTPKEYVDKIVASFQHLWQKLDVNYDDFIRTTDDRHQRVVQMIFEQLHKQGDIYKSSYEGKYCTPCETFFTDYQLVDGKCPDCGREVELLREESYFFKMSKYADRWLKYIEDHPDFIQPTSRRNEMISFVKQGLEDLCVSRTTFDWGIKVPFDAKHVVYVWVDALTNYISALGYGSADDSLYQKYWPANVHLVGKDIVRFHTIIWPIMLMALDLPLPQKVMGHGWLLLEGGKMSKSKGNVVDPLVLIDKYGVDAVRYYLLRELPFGSDGYYSEEALAKRINIDLANDYGNLLSRTATMTGKYQQGVLQKPQPQGELDEELIALATETPKLVAEAMEKLEISTALAAIWKLIARANKYLEETSPWSVAKDESQRARLNTILYNVIEVMRFATVMITPFMPNIPQKVWPQLGIADRPELHTWESLRWGELPEGTVVQKGDVLFPRIDLNTL
- a CDS encoding TatD family hydrolase yields the protein MNFIDTHAHLNDQRFAADREQLINDAMKSGLTIINAGNDLETSSTALALAKKYPFIYATVGVHPHDAKDVPDDYLRQLKNLAADQRVVAIGEIGLDYYYDLSPRDVQRQVFVAQLNLAKELNLPVVIHLRDAYGDFLEIMRQEKLAPIGGVMHCYSGSMEVAQECLNMGFYISFAGPVTFKNAANLKEVAAQVPLEKILVETDSPYLTPVPHRGKRNQPDYVKYVAEQIAELKQMPVSELWPAIIANASALFKLPRGGEKIE
- the cobO gene encoding cob(I)yrinic acid a,c-diamide adenosyltransferase, yielding MKKLSNDTTGLVLVFTGEGKGKTTAALGTALRAWGQGMKVLFLQFIKGSWHTGEQKAFAKLGNNIEIHQLGLGFIDFNDENQMLQHRQAAQQGIKMAQAAIASGEYQMIVLDEINYAIAYRLVEATAVVELIKTKPQHLHIILTGREASAEIIDLADLVTKMEMIKHPYQKGITAQKGIEF
- a CDS encoding 3D domain-containing protein, which produces MIVLALALLLLLNFFGKQVTIVVDNDTYEVYTFKATIAQVMAEQNITLDANDIVVPQLQAAIKDGQTIKVVKVDKKQMTIQQQVPFEVVRQADDRLPQGVEKIRQQGSNGIKQMVYSVVLHNGIEVSRDLIKTEVIKEPQSKIVAVGKRPVVPVVSRSAVNRSMAEGRLTAVATAYTFTGHNTATGIIPQHGVVAVDPEVIPLGTRLYVEGYGEAVALDVGGDIKGNRIDVFFPSNQEAINWGRRTVNVDILGK
- the rsmA gene encoding 16S rRNA (adenine(1518)-N(6)/adenine(1519)-N(6))-dimethyltransferase RsmA, with the translated sequence MKDLSSPAKVREILARHNFSTRKALGQNFLIDGNIINKIVQAAEVTANDLVVEIGTGIGVLTSALAEKASQVVAVEIDQKLKPILTETLGDYHNTAVVFADAMEVDFDQLVAEKSAGRYGSKAQSYKLVANLPYYITTPLIMHMLTNRFNLNRLVLMTQKEVAQRMVAKPGHKDYGALTVAVQYYTEADIAFKVPKTVFHPKPEVDSAVICLKVREKPAVKVLNEKLFFNVMRAAFGMRRKTLLNALTGSTLNIGKEQWTNILHKISIDPKRRGETLSIEEFALIANELAPYKN